One genomic region from Chthonomonas calidirosea T49 encodes:
- a CDS encoding dipeptide epimerase — MPRIRAIEAQPFETPLHGVFVTSRGSSDKARGVAVLLQLDDGRTVRGESVPASYVTGETRETVLETVQQVGPTLIGMDVSDYAGPIAHIERLAPHQPSARCGMEMAIFLAWSLVHGMSLRRLWGGASSQCETDITIPLVPEAGALAAQAWQRGIRFLKVKVGQSDQEGDLQRVREVHRAAPEALLRLDANQGFLPDEALRFVDTLLNESIPIQLLEQPVAKEDIAGLCYVAQRCPVPVFADESCRTRQEGLRLADTPVHGFNLKINKCGIQGTLDLIAIGRAAGKRLMLGCMLETSHSIAVSAAIACGTGAFEFLDLDGHLLLKEPQKSAAFYAEGGKIQLMDNGATPLFEGERR; from the coding sequence ATGCCTCGCATTCGCGCGATAGAAGCGCAACCGTTTGAGACCCCGTTGCACGGCGTTTTTGTAACCTCCAGAGGCTCTAGCGACAAGGCACGTGGTGTGGCCGTTTTGCTGCAGCTCGATGACGGTCGCACGGTACGTGGCGAGTCGGTGCCGGCTAGCTATGTGACCGGTGAAACGCGCGAAACGGTGCTGGAAACGGTTCAGCAGGTTGGCCCTACCCTTATCGGTATGGACGTAAGCGATTATGCAGGGCCCATCGCGCATATCGAGCGCTTGGCACCTCATCAGCCAAGCGCTCGGTGCGGTATGGAGATGGCGATCTTTCTCGCCTGGAGCCTCGTGCACGGCATGAGCTTGAGGCGTTTGTGGGGTGGTGCTAGCTCGCAGTGCGAAACGGACATTACCATTCCTCTCGTTCCCGAAGCGGGCGCCTTGGCAGCTCAGGCCTGGCAACGCGGCATCCGCTTTCTCAAGGTTAAGGTGGGGCAGAGCGATCAGGAGGGCGACCTTCAACGTGTGCGCGAGGTGCACAGAGCGGCTCCGGAGGCTCTGCTGCGCCTTGATGCCAATCAGGGCTTTTTGCCGGATGAGGCGCTGCGATTTGTGGACACGCTGCTGAATGAGTCCATTCCCATTCAACTGTTGGAACAGCCGGTGGCGAAAGAGGATATTGCCGGCCTATGCTATGTTGCGCAGCGGTGCCCTGTGCCAGTATTTGCCGATGAGAGCTGCCGAACCCGACAGGAGGGGCTGCGTTTAGCGGACACTCCCGTTCACGGTTTTAACCTCAAGATCAACAAGTGCGGCATTCAAGGCACTTTAGACCTCATAGCCATTGGGCGTGCAGCAGGCAAGCGCCTAATGCTCGGCTGCATGTTGGAGACCAGTCACAGCATCGCCGTTTCAGCGGCCATTGCCTGTGGCACCGGCGCCTTCGAGTTCCTCGACCTCGATGGTCACCTTCTACTGAAAGAGCCCCAAAAAAGCGCCGCCTTCTATGCCGAAGGCGGCAAAATACAGCTCATGGATAACGGCGCTACACCGCTTTTTGAGGGAGAACGTAGATAA
- the topA gene encoding type I DNA topoisomerase, whose amino-acid sequence MAKPLIIVESPAKTKTLKNFLGDRYQIEASMGHVRDLPRSRLGVNIAQDFAPEYRPIAERKQVLKHLQEAAKKADTVYLASDPDREGEAIAWHLAETLKLKNPRRIQFNEITQQAVQQALQNPRDINMDLVNAQQARRILDRLIGYKLSPLLSKKIQSGLSAGRVQSVALRLICEREREIQAFVPEEYWSLTAILTPEPPEVPFLFAAQLHSRGGERVELKTEADVNAVLAEIEGARYRVVELKKRDVRRNPPPPFITSTLQQEAARKLYFSNRQTMAVAQELYEGVELGPEGSVGLITYMRTDSVRVAQEAQEEARRFILERYGEAYVPPAPRQYKTRREAQDAHEAIRPTRVDRLPEQVAPYLTEDQLKLYRLIWQRFVASQMSPAQIEVTTADIAAQVEGAEKPPYIFRATGSVMKFDGFTRVYTEGKDTEEKSDEERPPLPPLHEQQPLALERLEPRQHFTEPPPRYNEATIVKALEEKGIGRPSTYATIISVLRDRNYVELVNRSFVPTELGFLVNDQLVKHFPDIVDVGFTAEMETHLDEIEEGKTDWVALLREFYGPFEQSVAQALEKMESHKPPPVETEYRCPKTGNVMLLRQSRYGVFLGCSAYPKCKKILKLNEKGEPVEGPEFTCGLEETKPAGAAVGDPSTLPNATELRCPDGREAVMVRRQGPFGPFLGCSAYPKCRTVLKLGEDGLPLPCQEFKCTYSEKGARKARTTPKSRTTKKKG is encoded by the coding sequence ATGGCAAAACCGCTCATTATTGTGGAATCGCCCGCGAAAACCAAAACCCTGAAGAACTTTCTTGGTGATAGATATCAGATCGAAGCCAGTATGGGCCACGTTCGCGACCTGCCGCGCTCGCGCTTGGGAGTGAACATAGCACAGGATTTTGCGCCGGAATATCGCCCCATTGCCGAGCGCAAGCAGGTGCTGAAACACCTGCAAGAGGCAGCGAAGAAAGCCGATACCGTCTATCTCGCCTCCGATCCGGATAGAGAGGGCGAGGCCATCGCTTGGCACCTTGCTGAGACTCTGAAACTTAAGAATCCTCGCCGCATTCAGTTTAACGAGATCACCCAGCAGGCGGTGCAACAGGCACTGCAAAACCCGCGCGACATCAACATGGACCTTGTGAACGCGCAGCAAGCACGCCGCATTCTCGATAGACTGATCGGCTACAAGCTCTCGCCTCTTCTTTCCAAGAAAATTCAGAGCGGGCTATCCGCCGGGCGCGTGCAATCGGTGGCCTTACGGCTTATCTGCGAACGGGAACGCGAGATACAGGCCTTTGTGCCTGAAGAGTACTGGTCACTTACCGCTATTCTCACTCCGGAACCTCCCGAGGTGCCCTTTTTGTTCGCTGCCCAACTCCACAGCCGTGGGGGCGAGCGCGTAGAGCTGAAGACAGAGGCGGACGTTAACGCCGTTCTGGCTGAGATCGAAGGCGCACGCTACCGGGTAGTGGAGCTAAAAAAGCGCGATGTCCGCCGCAACCCACCACCGCCCTTCATCACCAGCACACTACAGCAAGAGGCCGCTCGTAAACTCTACTTCTCCAACCGCCAGACCATGGCGGTGGCACAGGAGCTCTACGAGGGCGTAGAGTTGGGGCCGGAGGGCAGTGTAGGTCTCATTACCTACATGCGTACCGATTCGGTGCGCGTGGCGCAGGAGGCTCAAGAGGAGGCACGGCGCTTCATCTTGGAGCGATACGGCGAGGCCTACGTACCGCCAGCACCCCGCCAGTACAAAACCCGCCGTGAGGCCCAAGATGCACACGAGGCCATCCGCCCTACCCGTGTAGACCGCCTGCCGGAGCAGGTGGCGCCCTACCTTACCGAAGACCAACTTAAACTCTATCGCCTTATTTGGCAACGGTTTGTGGCCAGCCAAATGAGCCCCGCTCAAATTGAGGTAACCACCGCCGACATTGCAGCTCAGGTGGAGGGCGCCGAAAAACCACCCTACATCTTCCGCGCAACCGGCAGCGTGATGAAGTTCGACGGTTTCACGCGCGTCTATACCGAGGGGAAGGACACAGAGGAGAAGAGCGATGAAGAGCGCCCGCCTTTACCTCCCTTGCACGAGCAACAACCGCTGGCTTTGGAAAGGCTGGAGCCTCGCCAACACTTCACCGAGCCTCCACCGCGCTATAATGAGGCCACCATTGTAAAAGCGCTGGAGGAAAAAGGTATTGGACGCCCATCCACCTATGCGACCATCATCTCGGTGCTGCGCGATAGAAACTATGTGGAGCTGGTAAACCGAAGCTTTGTGCCCACCGAGCTCGGCTTCTTGGTAAATGACCAGCTCGTTAAGCATTTCCCTGACATCGTGGATGTAGGTTTCACCGCAGAAATGGAGACCCATCTCGATGAGATCGAGGAGGGCAAGACGGATTGGGTCGCTCTATTAAGAGAGTTCTACGGGCCTTTTGAACAGTCGGTCGCTCAGGCGCTTGAAAAGATGGAGAGCCACAAACCTCCACCGGTCGAGACCGAGTATCGCTGCCCGAAGACAGGGAATGTGATGCTGCTCCGGCAGAGCCGCTACGGTGTTTTCTTGGGCTGTAGCGCCTACCCCAAGTGCAAGAAGATACTTAAGTTGAACGAGAAAGGCGAGCCGGTGGAAGGGCCGGAGTTCACCTGCGGACTGGAAGAAACAAAGCCTGCTGGCGCTGCCGTGGGCGATCCAAGCACCCTTCCTAACGCCACGGAGCTGCGCTGCCCTGATGGACGCGAGGCCGTGATGGTGCGTCGTCAAGGGCCTTTTGGTCCCTTCCTCGGATGCAGCGCCTATCCTAAATGTCGCACGGTGTTGAAGTTAGGGGAAGATGGGCTGCCGCTCCCCTGCCAAGAGTTTAAGTGCACCTACTCGGAAAAGGGAGCGCGAAAAGCCCGTACCACCCCAAAATCCCGTACCACAAAAAAGAAAGGATAA
- a CDS encoding thioredoxin family protein produces the protein MRNRHLFWITLFLVGVLGYMHGEHIGGDVHWRSNLAAAQKEAVGSGRYLLLDFSAPDCGWCAKMDADTFSDPNVVRLSQHFVCVRVDSEENQALIARYRVMAYPTLIVADAAGHPLYRLEGYVPPEKLAPLLKALAPHSDRHLLENIPFLSKPSK, from the coding sequence ATGCGAAATCGTCATCTCTTTTGGATAACGCTTTTTCTCGTTGGGGTGCTTGGCTATATGCACGGGGAGCATATTGGAGGCGATGTGCACTGGCGCAGCAACCTCGCCGCCGCCCAAAAAGAAGCGGTCGGAAGCGGCCGCTACCTGCTTCTGGATTTCTCCGCACCCGACTGCGGGTGGTGTGCAAAAATGGATGCCGACACCTTTTCCGACCCCAACGTGGTACGCCTTTCCCAGCATTTCGTGTGCGTTCGCGTGGATAGCGAGGAAAACCAAGCGCTTATCGCCCGTTACCGCGTGATGGCCTATCCTACGCTGATTGTAGCCGACGCCGCCGGACACCCGCTCTACCGACTAGAAGGTTATGTGCCTCCCGAAAAACTGGCGCCTTTGCTGAAAGCCTTGGCGCCCCACAGTGATCGTCATCTTCTTGAAAATATTCCTTTTCTGTCAAAACCGTCGAAGTAG
- a CDS encoding aldo/keto reductase: MERRTLGRTGQTLSIIGLGGVALLGLEQPEVNALVAEAVDRGVNYFDVAPSYGADQEAEKKLGPALRPYRQRVFLACKTARRDRDGAEEELRRSLSHLQTDYFDLYQLHAITTLEEVEACFGPNGAMEAIVAAQRAGLIRYIGFSAHSVEAALLAMDRFDFDSALFPVNFVTYLQGHFGPQIIARAEEKGVGRLALKAMARTHWAEGAPRPYPHCWYEPISDPELAELAFRFTLSQPVTAAVAPGDPRLFRMGVTFAERFRPLTSEEHRRLEEEAKSLQPIFRAA; the protein is encoded by the coding sequence ATGGAAAGAAGAACGCTGGGGCGCACAGGCCAAACGCTCTCCATTATAGGGCTAGGAGGGGTTGCTCTGTTAGGACTGGAGCAACCAGAGGTCAACGCGTTGGTGGCCGAGGCGGTGGATCGGGGCGTAAACTATTTTGATGTAGCGCCGAGCTATGGGGCCGATCAAGAGGCTGAAAAGAAGCTGGGCCCTGCGCTTCGCCCCTATCGTCAACGGGTGTTTCTGGCCTGCAAAACCGCGCGACGCGACCGTGATGGGGCCGAAGAGGAGCTTCGCCGTTCCCTAAGCCACCTCCAAACCGACTACTTTGATCTCTACCAACTTCACGCGATCACGACTCTGGAGGAGGTGGAAGCATGCTTTGGGCCCAATGGAGCTATGGAGGCTATTGTGGCGGCGCAGCGAGCCGGGCTGATACGTTATATAGGCTTTAGCGCCCACTCCGTGGAGGCCGCCTTGTTGGCCATGGATCGTTTTGATTTCGATTCGGCACTTTTTCCCGTCAATTTCGTAACTTACCTACAGGGGCACTTCGGACCTCAGATCATCGCCCGAGCTGAAGAAAAAGGGGTAGGCCGATTGGCGTTAAAGGCCATGGCACGTACGCATTGGGCAGAGGGAGCACCGCGTCCCTATCCTCACTGTTGGTACGAGCCGATCTCCGATCCCGAACTGGCCGAGCTGGCCTTCCGTTTTACCCTATCTCAGCCGGTAACGGCCGCTGTGGCGCCTGGAGACCCACGCCTTTTCCGTATGGGGGTTACCTTTGCCGAGCGTTTCCGTCCACTAACTTCGGAAGAGCACCGACGGCTTGAAGAGGAGGCCAAGAGCTTACAGCCCATTTTCCGGGCTGCCTAG
- a CDS encoding type II secretion system protein, whose product MARRFQGGFTLVELLVVIAIISVLAGLLLPVLLRAKSQALSVACLSNLHQAGMAFSIYAEDYDGLYPYAVDPADRYTPQIWAAYPAWQSQIPFMPWLHEVLLPYVKSREIFHCPSDSGMDIEDFTGFVLNGRPTMFGKFGTSYLYRTEIAFRHAGDATFQNPAELNVYMDGSGLWHGSGPSDLSIGAGHFFEGNSELFQRRFNTLLGDYHVKSLTFSQVWKLWHLPL is encoded by the coding sequence ATGGCTCGCCGCTTTCAGGGCGGCTTTACCTTGGTAGAGCTGCTCGTGGTTATCGCGATCATCTCGGTCTTGGCCGGGTTGTTGTTGCCCGTGCTGCTTCGGGCCAAAAGTCAAGCCCTCTCCGTGGCCTGTCTCTCCAATCTGCACCAGGCCGGGATGGCCTTCTCGATCTATGCGGAGGACTACGATGGCCTCTACCCTTACGCTGTAGACCCCGCCGATCGCTACACCCCGCAAATATGGGCAGCCTACCCGGCCTGGCAAAGCCAAATTCCCTTTATGCCCTGGCTTCATGAGGTGCTCCTGCCCTATGTGAAGTCCCGTGAAATCTTTCATTGCCCCTCGGATAGTGGCATGGATATTGAGGATTTCACCGGATTCGTTCTCAATGGCCGCCCCACAATGTTCGGGAAGTTCGGCACCAGCTATCTCTACCGAACTGAGATAGCCTTTCGCCATGCCGGCGACGCCACTTTCCAAAATCCTGCCGAGCTCAACGTCTACATGGACGGTTCAGGGCTATGGCATGGCAGCGGTCCATCAGACCTTTCTATCGGCGCGGGTCACTTCTTCGAGGGCAATTCGGAGCTATTTCAACGCCGCTTCAACACCCTCTTAGGCGACTATCACGTGAAGTCGCTCACCTTCAGCCAGGTTTGGAAGTTATGGCACCTGCCTCTATAG
- a CDS encoding Ig-like domain-containing protein, with product MRRVGFVVTLLALVGLWGCGGGHGSVGNSLSLAIIPSNTTVAPGGIRGFQYVLSGSGTAQTGVVWSVKEAGGGTIDNTGLYTAPTTPGTYHVVVTSVANPSVSATATVTVGGSGPLLTVTQRQVVVAPGNTVSLASDVTVSNASNPTLLWNVTAPNLGTVDANGNYTAPSTPGDYYVTVSLQSDPSQTDYILVEVVGVTLSISPTSVTMKVNQTYGFGYNIQVIGSTNNKVTWSVTDQNGNPVSGDGTIDQNGNYTAPSTPGTYYVTVSSQVRPDIKATAKVTVTT from the coding sequence ATGCGCCGTGTGGGTTTTGTAGTAACTCTGCTGGCGTTAGTGGGTCTTTGGGGCTGCGGCGGAGGACATGGCAGCGTGGGCAACTCCTTGTCTCTTGCCATCATTCCCTCGAACACCACCGTAGCTCCCGGAGGCATACGTGGGTTTCAATATGTTTTGTCCGGTTCAGGAACGGCACAAACTGGCGTGGTTTGGAGCGTGAAAGAGGCTGGCGGTGGCACCATTGACAATACAGGGCTTTATACAGCCCCCACAACACCGGGGACCTATCACGTCGTGGTAACCAGTGTGGCTAACCCATCTGTTTCTGCTACGGCCACCGTTACCGTTGGGGGCAGCGGCCCCCTGCTGACCGTTACACAGCGCCAAGTGGTAGTGGCACCGGGCAACACCGTGTCGCTTGCCTCCGATGTCACGGTGAGCAACGCCTCTAACCCAACGTTGCTCTGGAACGTAACCGCTCCGAACCTAGGTACCGTAGACGCCAACGGCAACTATACCGCTCCTTCAACCCCCGGCGATTACTACGTAACCGTTTCGTTGCAATCCGATCCTTCCCAAACCGACTACATTCTTGTGGAGGTGGTGGGAGTAACTCTCAGTATCTCCCCAACGTCCGTTACCATGAAAGTAAACCAAACCTATGGGTTTGGGTATAACATTCAGGTGATCGGTTCGACGAACAATAAGGTCACCTGGTCGGTTACCGATCAGAACGGCAACCCAGTGAGTGGCGACGGCACGATCGATCAAAACGGCAACTACACGGCTCCCAGCACGCCAGGCACCTACTATGTGACGGTCTCCAGCCAAGTGCGCCCCGACATCAAGGCAACGGCCAAAGTCACGGTGACTACGTAA
- a CDS encoding S8 family peptidase — protein MNERKTPWPWLAFLLLALSAWPMLRDWQREARSTQAPPKPSIANSSAFISPNQIEVQLRPGADDSTLEALSREIGAPLQWDSPLHAETEIAVATLPSGVSVAQALDKLRSDGRVETADVVHYYTEPTSAVLPQELVAEEPSDSNSTLKKDASGWRPNDPRYDEQWNFRLIHAEEAWALSRGKGIKVAVIDTGVAYTNCDKGPIARDFKQTRFVPGYDFTSRSAIAYDDNGHGTHVAGTIAESTNNNEGVAGLAFDATIMPVKVLTGSGMGSSAWIAEGIRYAADHGANVINMSLGGPFPDKLMAEACDYAHKKGVVIVCAAGNTGTEGVGYPAAFKPCIAVSAVGPKGNLAFYSSYGPQIALAAPGGDSRVGGQAGTILQNTILRDASGNPVDDYYGFQGTSMASPHVAAVAALIEAVGIRNPDDVKCILQKSAQPKEPTKKYGAGILDAGRAVKLAVNTYEDGVARFWFVVALFGLGGLVMWFNRKTGGPRHYPFWPIAAFAFGLLAPDWLSSTFGLGSHWNLLTHSVLIPAALLVLGADGPKERRFLGYMALGFTLHLGWEFLRDTIPVGLDYGRLALLPWCASNVLIGFGLLISGLAAKQE, from the coding sequence ATGAATGAGCGTAAGACCCCATGGCCATGGCTTGCTTTTCTCCTCTTAGCGCTGTCTGCTTGGCCGATGCTACGCGACTGGCAGAGAGAGGCGCGCTCCACTCAAGCCCCTCCCAAACCATCTATAGCAAACTCCAGCGCTTTCATCTCGCCGAACCAGATAGAGGTGCAACTGCGCCCTGGCGCCGACGATTCGACGCTGGAGGCGCTAAGCCGAGAAATAGGGGCGCCTTTACAGTGGGATAGCCCGTTGCATGCGGAAACAGAGATCGCTGTGGCCACTCTGCCCTCCGGCGTTTCGGTAGCCCAAGCGCTGGACAAACTACGTTCGGACGGCCGCGTGGAAACAGCTGATGTAGTGCACTACTATACAGAGCCCACAAGCGCCGTTTTGCCGCAGGAACTGGTAGCTGAAGAGCCTTCCGACTCGAATTCCACCTTGAAGAAGGACGCTTCGGGTTGGCGCCCGAACGACCCTCGTTACGATGAACAGTGGAATTTCCGCCTTATTCACGCGGAGGAAGCCTGGGCGCTTTCGCGCGGCAAAGGCATTAAGGTCGCTGTGATAGATACGGGAGTGGCCTACACCAACTGCGATAAAGGCCCCATCGCCCGCGACTTTAAGCAGACCCGTTTTGTGCCAGGCTACGATTTTACCAGTCGCTCGGCCATTGCCTACGACGACAACGGGCACGGGACTCATGTGGCCGGCACCATCGCCGAAAGCACCAACAATAACGAGGGGGTGGCAGGGCTCGCCTTCGATGCTACCATCATGCCGGTGAAGGTGCTTACCGGCTCCGGTATGGGCTCCTCCGCTTGGATCGCAGAGGGTATCCGCTATGCCGCCGACCATGGGGCGAACGTCATTAACATGAGTTTAGGTGGCCCCTTCCCCGACAAATTGATGGCCGAAGCATGCGATTACGCTCATAAGAAAGGGGTCGTTATTGTCTGTGCCGCAGGGAATACAGGCACGGAGGGAGTGGGCTACCCAGCCGCTTTCAAGCCGTGCATTGCCGTTTCTGCCGTTGGGCCGAAGGGCAACCTTGCATTCTACTCCTCCTATGGCCCCCAGATCGCGCTCGCAGCTCCAGGCGGCGATTCGAGAGTAGGTGGGCAGGCTGGAACCATTCTGCAAAACACCATCCTACGCGATGCCTCCGGCAACCCTGTGGATGACTACTACGGTTTTCAGGGTACCTCTATGGCATCGCCTCATGTTGCTGCCGTGGCCGCGCTCATTGAGGCCGTGGGCATTCGTAACCCCGACGACGTGAAGTGCATTCTACAAAAATCGGCCCAGCCGAAAGAGCCAACCAAGAAATACGGTGCCGGAATCCTCGATGCCGGTCGCGCCGTTAAGCTTGCCGTCAATACTTACGAGGACGGTGTTGCGCGATTTTGGTTTGTAGTGGCGCTGTTCGGCCTTGGAGGGCTGGTCATGTGGTTCAACCGTAAAACGGGCGGACCGAGACACTATCCTTTCTGGCCTATCGCCGCCTTTGCCTTTGGCCTGCTTGCTCCCGATTGGCTTAGCAGTACATTCGGGCTTGGTTCCCATTGGAACCTGCTCACCCATAGCGTGCTTATCCCCGCCGCCCTCTTGGTGCTTGGCGCCGATGGCCCTAAAGAACGAAGGTTCCTGGGCTACATGGCGCTCGGTTTCACCCTGCACCTCGGCTGGGAGTTTCTGCGTGACACCATCCCGGTTGGCCTAGACTATGGGCGCTTGGCCCTACTACCCTGGTGCGCCTCTAATGTGCTGATCGGGTTTGGTCTGCTCATCTCCGGCTTGGCTGCCAAGCAGGAGTAG
- the aroQ gene encoding type II 3-dehydroquinate dehydratase, translating into MPSLRVLVLQGPNLNLIGSREPDFYGRETFDEINRKIKAKAQELGVEVKILQSNHEGDLVDAIQEARETADGIIINAGALTHYSYAVRDALTAVRLPTVEVHLSNIHAREEFRHRSVIAPVVMGQIVGLGSLGYLLALEAICQLIEQSHR; encoded by the coding sequence ATGCCATCGCTACGGGTTTTGGTGCTACAAGGACCTAATCTTAACCTCATCGGCTCCCGTGAGCCGGACTTCTATGGGCGTGAGACGTTCGATGAGATCAACCGAAAGATAAAAGCGAAGGCTCAGGAGCTTGGCGTCGAGGTGAAAATCCTTCAATCGAACCACGAGGGTGACTTAGTAGACGCCATTCAGGAGGCCCGAGAGACGGCGGACGGCATTATCATTAATGCGGGCGCGCTAACCCATTACAGCTACGCTGTACGCGATGCCCTTACGGCTGTGCGTTTGCCCACGGTGGAGGTGCACCTTTCCAACATTCACGCTCGCGAGGAGTTTCGGCATCGCTCGGTCATTGCGCCCGTGGTTATGGGACAGATTGTAGGGCTGGGCTCTCTTGGCTACCTGCTGGCGTTAGAGGCCATCTGTCAGCTCATCGAGCAAAGCCATCGCTAA
- a CDS encoding Trm112 family protein: MESESEETAKNEPTSALEPQPLEPWFLKLLACPACPQRWPLQLDESKTALHCWCGSYAYPISPEGIPVLLVEEAILLDEQADPATVAPPQEGD, encoded by the coding sequence ATGGAAAGCGAATCGGAAGAGACCGCGAAGAACGAGCCTACGTCAGCCTTGGAACCGCAACCTCTGGAGCCGTGGTTCCTCAAGCTCTTGGCCTGCCCAGCCTGTCCGCAACGCTGGCCGCTGCAGCTTGACGAGTCGAAAACGGCACTTCACTGTTGGTGCGGCAGCTATGCCTACCCCATAAGCCCAGAGGGCATTCCCGTACTGCTCGTCGAAGAGGCCATTCTCTTGGACGAGCAGGCCGATCCGGCCACTGTCGCCCCTCCGCAAGAAGGAGATTAA
- a CDS encoding YgiT-type zinc finger protein, translating to MLLSEIKTVWAPCPFCGGECRPQEVTLPLCRERNTYVIVQEIPAEVCQECGEILFSVSTAAALLGLLNGKHLPIATNHVPVYRFGNDSTSSE from the coding sequence ATGTTGTTGTCAGAGATCAAAACGGTTTGGGCACCATGCCCTTTTTGCGGTGGTGAGTGCAGACCACAAGAGGTTACCTTGCCACTATGCCGAGAGAGAAACACCTACGTTATCGTGCAAGAGATACCGGCAGAGGTGTGCCAAGAGTGTGGTGAGATTCTATTTTCGGTATCAACGGCAGCAGCCCTTCTAGGGCTGCTGAACGGCAAGCACCTACCGATCGCTACAAACCACGTGCCTGTCTACCGCTTCGGTAACGACTCGACCTCCTCAGAATAG
- the hisC gene encoding histidinol-phosphate transaminase codes for MSEPRSAIAHPLRVAENIAHLVPYVPGKPIEEVQRELGIQEVVKLASNENPLGPSPKALEAIAQMAPKLHLYPDISSRTLRLALAKKLDIAPESLVFGNGSDDIIHLLGVTFLEPGDEVIQADPSFVRYEAAAVLNKALCHKVPLTPDWGYDLEALLRAVTSRTRLVFIANPNNPTGTILSRSGIEALLDRLPEQAILVLDEAYYEYATGLPEYPECLDFVRNERNVVLLRTFSKAYGLAGLRIGYGIMRPEIAGWLERTREPFNVNLLAQTAAAAALEDEAFVAQTVAVNEEGKRTLYAAFEHLGLDYTPTYGNFIFVQVGRDGRAVADALLRRGVIVRFSPDFKSQTHLRVSIGTPAQNARFLEALPEALAEIK; via the coding sequence GTGTCCGAACCACGTTCTGCTATAGCACACCCACTGAGAGTAGCTGAAAATATTGCTCACCTCGTGCCTTATGTACCTGGGAAGCCCATCGAGGAGGTTCAGAGAGAGCTCGGCATCCAAGAGGTGGTTAAGCTTGCCAGCAACGAAAACCCCTTAGGGCCTTCGCCCAAAGCTCTCGAGGCCATCGCCCAGATGGCGCCAAAGCTGCACCTCTACCCCGATATCTCTTCCCGTACCCTGCGTCTAGCTCTTGCCAAAAAACTGGACATAGCTCCCGAATCGCTCGTTTTTGGCAACGGCTCCGACGACATCATCCATCTTTTAGGGGTCACCTTTTTAGAGCCTGGTGATGAGGTGATCCAGGCCGATCCCTCTTTCGTGCGTTACGAGGCGGCCGCTGTGCTCAACAAGGCGCTCTGTCATAAAGTGCCTTTGACACCCGATTGGGGGTACGACCTCGAAGCGTTGCTGAGGGCTGTAACTTCACGTACCCGCTTGGTATTTATCGCCAATCCAAACAACCCCACGGGAACTATCTTGAGCCGATCTGGGATTGAGGCGCTGTTGGACCGTCTGCCCGAGCAGGCTATCTTGGTGCTAGATGAGGCCTACTATGAGTATGCCACCGGCTTGCCAGAGTATCCGGAGTGTCTCGATTTCGTGCGTAACGAGCGGAATGTGGTGTTGTTGCGCACTTTCAGCAAGGCCTACGGTTTGGCGGGGCTGCGCATCGGTTATGGGATCATGCGCCCAGAGATCGCCGGCTGGCTTGAGCGCACGCGGGAGCCTTTTAACGTGAACCTGCTGGCGCAGACGGCAGCAGCAGCTGCTTTAGAGGATGAAGCCTTCGTGGCTCAGACGGTGGCTGTAAACGAGGAGGGGAAACGAACGCTCTACGCTGCTTTTGAGCATCTCGGGCTTGACTATACTCCTACCTACGGCAACTTCATCTTTGTGCAGGTTGGGCGCGATGGGCGGGCGGTGGCCGATGCTCTGCTACGGCGAGGGGTCATCGTTCGCTTCAGCCCTGACTTCAAGAGTCAAACCCATCTGCGCGTCTCCATTGGGACGCCCGCACAAAACGCCCGGTTTTTGGAGGCTCTACCCGAAGCCCTGGCGGAAATAAAATAG